A region of the uncultured Desulfovibrio sp. genome:
TCGGCCATGAAGGGATCGGGATCGAACTGTTCCATGTTCCAGACGCCGGGCTTGCGCCACGTGCCGGTGGCGATCATCTTGGCGCCGATCATGGCGGGCACGCCGGTGGTATAGGAAATGGCCTGCGAGCCCACCTCCCGGTAGCATTCCTCATGATCGCAGATATTGTAGATGTAGACGGTCTTTTCCTTGCCGTCCTTGATGCCGCGCATGACATCGCCGATGCAGGTCTTGCCCCTGGTCAGCGGACCGAGGGAGGCCGGGTCGGGCAGCAGTTTGCTCAGGAACTGGATGGGCACAATGTCCACGCCGTTGTAGTTCACGGGATCGATGCGGGTCATGCCCACATTGCCCAGCACCTTGAGGTGGTTCAGGTAATTCTCGGAAAAGGTCATCCAGAAACGGGCGCGCTTGATGCCCTTGAGGTTCTGCACCAGCGATTCCAGCTCCTCATGATACATGAGGAAGCACTTCTTGGGCCCGATATTGTCCGGGAAGTCATAGGTCATGCTCCAGGACAGGGGGTCGGTTTCCACCCATTCGCCGCGCTCCCAGTAACGACCGCGGGCGGTCACTTCGCGGATATTGATTTCCGGGTTGAAATTGGTGGCAAAGGGCTGGCCGTGATCGCCGGCATTGCAGTCGATGATGTCCAGCACGTGCACTTCGTCCAGCTTGTGCTTCATGACCCAGGCCGCAA
Encoded here:
- a CDS encoding saccharopine dehydrogenase family protein; its protein translation is MADILIIGAGGVGSVVAHKVAQAARDEGVFGNITLASRTKSRCDDIARSVKTRLGVDIATAKVDADNVPELCSLIREVKPAVVCNIALPYQDLHIMDACLECGVHYMDTANYEPLDTAKFEYKWQWAYQDRFREAGLTALLGSGFDPGVTNVFAAWVMKHKLDEVHVLDIIDCNAGDHGQPFATNFNPEINIREVTARGRYWERGEWVETDPLSWSMTYDFPDNIGPKKCFLMYHEELESLVQNLKGIKRARFWMTFSENYLNHLKVLGNVGMTRIDPVNYNGVDIVPIQFLSKLLPDPASLGPLTRGKTCIGDVMRGIKDGKEKTVYIYNICDHEECYREVGSQAISYTTGVPAMIGAKMIATGTWRKPGVWNMEQFDPDPFMADLNVYGLPWQCVDVD